One region of Cucurbita pepo subsp. pepo cultivar mu-cu-16 chromosome LG03, ASM280686v2, whole genome shotgun sequence genomic DNA includes:
- the LOC111790640 gene encoding pentatricopeptide repeat-containing protein At5g15010, mitochondrial isoform X1: MWNGRMRSKFCALSLLSHTYFSCSSVKSTQHVVRRALTSGFSSWPTRMHTVYPTTALNSNVGDLFSSGFCSRYYSSPGSNCDILNMPSEESSQHAANDDHVSDDDDDDREEHEEDNMNIEQLNINDKGVIRDVDAIMDIFRGFRNVDRIQVKNKLEHCCIKVSGELVVAVLSRIRNDWEAAFTFFVWAGKQPGYTHSIREYHSMISILGKMRKFDTAWALIDEMRGGTTGSSLVTPQTLLIMIRRYCAVHDVGKAINTFHAHKRFGFKVGLEEFQSLLSALCRYKNVKDAEYLLFCNKDVFPFNTKSFNIVLNGWCNTIGSLRDAERIWREMAQRGIGHDAVSYASIISCYSKVRNLYRVLRLFDNMKQMKIDPDRKVYNAVIHALAKGGLLKEAIDLIKTMEEKGIIPNVVTYNSVIKPLCKARKFDDARVVFEELLKRGLCPTIQTYHAFLRFLRTEEEIFEVLENMRTMGCNPTTETYIMLIRKFCRWRQLDIVSRIWHEMSENGISPDRSSYIVLIHGLFLNGKLEDAYKYYLEMKEKELLPEPKIDEVLKAWLAGNPGIQGYMNGSSENPSDSSGEGKNWNPNSKLFPKKIDFHRQPEIRKVARDSGFSFWKQ, translated from the coding sequence ATGTGGAATGGAAGAATGAGATCAAAGTTTTGCGCATTGTCGCTTCTGAGTCATACATATTTCAGTTGCTCTTCTGTTAAATCCACCCAACATGTTGTGCGCAGAGCTCTTACCAGTGGTTTTAGTTCATGGCCTACTCGCATGCATACCGTCTACCCTACTACTGCCTTGAACTCCAATGTTGGGGATCTTTTCTCCTCTGGCTTTTGTTCTCGCTATTATAGTTCTCCGGGTTCAAACTGCGATATTTTGAACATGCCTTCAGAAGAATCTAGTCAACATGCAGCCAATGATGATCATGTTAGcgacgatgatgatgatgatcgaGAAGAGCATGAAGAGGATAACATGAACATTGAGCAATTGAACATCAATGACAAAGGTGTGATACGAGATGTGGATGCCATTATGGATATATTTCGTGGGTTTCGGAATGTAGATCGAATTCAAGTAAAGAATAAGCTTGAGCATTGCTGTATTAAGGTCTCAGGGGAGTTGGTAGTCGCAGTACTTTCTCGGATCCGTAATGATTGGGAAGCAGCATtcactttttttgtttgggcTGGTAAGCAGCCTGGCTATACCCACTCTATACGTGAATATCATTCAATGATTTCAATTCTTGGGAAAATGAGGAAGTTTGACACGGCATGGGCCTTGATCGACGAGATGAGAGGAGGGACAACGGGCTCTTCTCTTGTGACACCTCAAACTCTACTAATCATGATTAGGAGATACTGTGCCGTTCATGATGTTGGTAAAGCTATAAATACCTTCCATGCTCATAAAAGATTCGGATTCAAAGTTGGACTGGAGGAATTTCAAAGCCTTCTCTCTGCCCTCTGCCGTTACAAAAATGTGAAGGATGCTGAATATTTACTCTTTTGCAACAAAGATGTGTTCCCGTTTAACACAAAGAGCTTCAATATTGTCCTCAATGGATGGTGCAATACAATTGGCAGTCTTCGCGATGCAGAGAGAATTTGGAGGGAGATGGCGCAGAGGGGTATCGGTCATGATGCTGTCTCATATGCAAGTATAATTTCTTGTTACTCAAAAGTTCGCAACCTTTATAGGGTGCTCAGGCTTTTTGACAATATGAAGCAAATGAAAATTGACCCTGATAGGAAAGTCTACAACGCAGTCATTCACGCTCTTGCCAAAGGTGGGCTTCTGAAAGAAGCTATTGATCTCATAAAAACAATGGAGGAGAAGGGCATTATTCCAAATGTTGTTACTTATAACTCGGTTATCAAACCTCTATGCAAGGCCCGGAAATTTGATGATGCTAGAGTGGTTTTTGAGGAGCTGTTGAAGCGGGGCCTCTGCCCGACAATTCAGACATATCATGCGTTCTTGAGATTCCTGAGAACGGAGGAAGAAATATTTGAGGTATTGGAGAATATGAGAACGATGGGGTGCAATCCAACCACTGAAACCTACATAATGTTGATCAGAAAATTTTGCCGATGGCGGCAGCTTGATATTGTTTCCAGAATATGGCATGAAATGAGTGAAAATGGAATTAGTCCTGATCGCAGCTCTTATATTGTCTTAATACACGGTCTCTTCTTGAATGGGAAACTAGAAGATGCATATAAATACTATTTggaaatgaaggaaaaagagtTGCTTCCTGAACCAAAGATAGATGAGGTACTAAAAGCTTGGCTTGCTGGTAACCCAGGGATTCAAGGCTACATGAATGGTTCATCAGAGAATCCATCAGATTCTTCTGGGGAAGGCAAGAACTGGAACCCGAACTCGAAATTGTTCcccaaaaaaattgattttcacaGACAACCTGAGATCAGAAAGGTTGCAAGAGATTCTGGTTTTTCATTTTGGAAGCAGTAA
- the LOC111790640 gene encoding pentatricopeptide repeat-containing protein At5g15010, mitochondrial isoform X2, whose protein sequence is MSRALTSGFSSWPTRMHTVYPTTALNSNVGDLFSSGFCSRYYSSPGSNCDILNMPSEESSQHAANDDHVSDDDDDDREEHEEDNMNIEQLNINDKGVIRDVDAIMDIFRGFRNVDRIQVKNKLEHCCIKVSGELVVAVLSRIRNDWEAAFTFFVWAGKQPGYTHSIREYHSMISILGKMRKFDTAWALIDEMRGGTTGSSLVTPQTLLIMIRRYCAVHDVGKAINTFHAHKRFGFKVGLEEFQSLLSALCRYKNVKDAEYLLFCNKDVFPFNTKSFNIVLNGWCNTIGSLRDAERIWREMAQRGIGHDAVSYASIISCYSKVRNLYRVLRLFDNMKQMKIDPDRKVYNAVIHALAKGGLLKEAIDLIKTMEEKGIIPNVVTYNSVIKPLCKARKFDDARVVFEELLKRGLCPTIQTYHAFLRFLRTEEEIFEVLENMRTMGCNPTTETYIMLIRKFCRWRQLDIVSRIWHEMSENGISPDRSSYIVLIHGLFLNGKLEDAYKYYLEMKEKELLPEPKIDEVLKAWLAGNPGIQGYMNGSSENPSDSSGEGKNWNPNSKLFPKKIDFHRQPEIRKVARDSGFSFWKQ, encoded by the exons ATGTCCAG AGCTCTTACCAGTGGTTTTAGTTCATGGCCTACTCGCATGCATACCGTCTACCCTACTACTGCCTTGAACTCCAATGTTGGGGATCTTTTCTCCTCTGGCTTTTGTTCTCGCTATTATAGTTCTCCGGGTTCAAACTGCGATATTTTGAACATGCCTTCAGAAGAATCTAGTCAACATGCAGCCAATGATGATCATGTTAGcgacgatgatgatgatgatcgaGAAGAGCATGAAGAGGATAACATGAACATTGAGCAATTGAACATCAATGACAAAGGTGTGATACGAGATGTGGATGCCATTATGGATATATTTCGTGGGTTTCGGAATGTAGATCGAATTCAAGTAAAGAATAAGCTTGAGCATTGCTGTATTAAGGTCTCAGGGGAGTTGGTAGTCGCAGTACTTTCTCGGATCCGTAATGATTGGGAAGCAGCATtcactttttttgtttgggcTGGTAAGCAGCCTGGCTATACCCACTCTATACGTGAATATCATTCAATGATTTCAATTCTTGGGAAAATGAGGAAGTTTGACACGGCATGGGCCTTGATCGACGAGATGAGAGGAGGGACAACGGGCTCTTCTCTTGTGACACCTCAAACTCTACTAATCATGATTAGGAGATACTGTGCCGTTCATGATGTTGGTAAAGCTATAAATACCTTCCATGCTCATAAAAGATTCGGATTCAAAGTTGGACTGGAGGAATTTCAAAGCCTTCTCTCTGCCCTCTGCCGTTACAAAAATGTGAAGGATGCTGAATATTTACTCTTTTGCAACAAAGATGTGTTCCCGTTTAACACAAAGAGCTTCAATATTGTCCTCAATGGATGGTGCAATACAATTGGCAGTCTTCGCGATGCAGAGAGAATTTGGAGGGAGATGGCGCAGAGGGGTATCGGTCATGATGCTGTCTCATATGCAAGTATAATTTCTTGTTACTCAAAAGTTCGCAACCTTTATAGGGTGCTCAGGCTTTTTGACAATATGAAGCAAATGAAAATTGACCCTGATAGGAAAGTCTACAACGCAGTCATTCACGCTCTTGCCAAAGGTGGGCTTCTGAAAGAAGCTATTGATCTCATAAAAACAATGGAGGAGAAGGGCATTATTCCAAATGTTGTTACTTATAACTCGGTTATCAAACCTCTATGCAAGGCCCGGAAATTTGATGATGCTAGAGTGGTTTTTGAGGAGCTGTTGAAGCGGGGCCTCTGCCCGACAATTCAGACATATCATGCGTTCTTGAGATTCCTGAGAACGGAGGAAGAAATATTTGAGGTATTGGAGAATATGAGAACGATGGGGTGCAATCCAACCACTGAAACCTACATAATGTTGATCAGAAAATTTTGCCGATGGCGGCAGCTTGATATTGTTTCCAGAATATGGCATGAAATGAGTGAAAATGGAATTAGTCCTGATCGCAGCTCTTATATTGTCTTAATACACGGTCTCTTCTTGAATGGGAAACTAGAAGATGCATATAAATACTATTTggaaatgaaggaaaaagagtTGCTTCCTGAACCAAAGATAGATGAGGTACTAAAAGCTTGGCTTGCTGGTAACCCAGGGATTCAAGGCTACATGAATGGTTCATCAGAGAATCCATCAGATTCTTCTGGGGAAGGCAAGAACTGGAACCCGAACTCGAAATTGTTCcccaaaaaaattgattttcacaGACAACCTGAGATCAGAAAGGTTGCAAGAGATTCTGGTTTTTCATTTTGGAAGCAGTAA
- the LOC111790644 gene encoding uncharacterized protein LOC111790644, which produces MLRVHDFNRSSEFTSVQVRKTVAKPSKLFYTCPDPKTLEASLLTTMERWCGILKVPLHPQSHKFYRVAASLCLSPTSKTLTTPHANAILFNGDRVEGTGNPVIERLSDPQNIADILVSKFGDSTNAWVIEASDFNGPFAIYHDFIPSLNRWGEPKSYTANGFPASVSTLSLLGSCYSEVKKIISRRNQGSPEATISTLGCSTPKTIILGFSKGGTVVNQLVAELGSKDLIAADENPPHSKQAPGVECSKLDEVQFIPNTEQSFLKSITEIHYVDVGLNSQGAYFTDPEVIKRISNSLVQESRGIRFVLHGTPRQWCDSRRVWIRDEKDKMLSFLESEARRSGGRLQVCERFHFADRPADMQMHFEIIEKLDVC; this is translated from the exons ATGCTTCGAGTGCACGACTTCAACCGCTCATCTGAGTTCACTTCAG TTCAAGTGCGGAAGACCGTTGCGAAGCCTAGTAAACTTTTTTACACATGCCCGGATCCTAAGACGTTAGAG GCATCCCTCTTGACGACGATGGAGCGTTGGTGTGGAATTTTGAAGGTTCCCTTGCATCCCCAGAGCCACAAGTTTTATCGAGTTGCAGCATCACTCTGTCTTTCCCCGACTTCCAAAACATTGACG ACGCCTCATGCGAATGCGATCCTTTTTAATGGGGATCGGGTCGAAGGGACGGGCAATCCAGTGATTGAGAGATTGTCTGATCCGCAGAACATAGCCGATATTTTAGTTTCGAAATTTGGAGACTCCACTAATGCATGGGTTATTGAGGCTTCTGATTTCAATGGGCCTTTTGCTATATATCATGATTTTATACCTTCTCTCAATCGATGGGGAGAGCCAAAATCATATACTGCAAATGGGTTTCCTGCTTCAGTGTCAACCCTTTCACTTTTGGGAAGTTGCTACAGTGAG GTAAAGAAGATAATTTCAAGGAGAAACCAAGGATCTCCGGAAGCCACCATATCCACACTAGGATGCAGCACGCCCAAAACAATCATTCTTGGATTTAGCAAGGGTGGTACTGTCGTTAACCAGTTAGTTGCTGAACTTGGCTCGAAGGACTTGATAGCTGCTGATGAGAATCCACCTCATTCTAAGCAAGCACCGGGTGTTGAATGTTCAAAACTCGACGAGGTTCAGTTCATACCCAATACAGAACAGAGCTTTTTGAAAAGCATAACAGAGATTCATTATGTGGATGTTGGGTTGAACTCCCAGGGTGCATACTTCACAGACCCTGAGGTAATCAAAAGAATCTCCAATAGCCTTGTCCAGGAGTCGAGAGGAATCCGTTTCGTTCTTCATGGTACTCCTAGACAATGGTGTGACAGCAGAAGAGTTTGGATACGAGATGAGAAGGATAAAATGTTGAGTTTTCTTGAATCCGAAGCTCGGAGAAGTGGAGGAAGGTTGCAGGTTTGTGAGAGATTTCATTTTGCTGATAGGCCCGCGGACATGCAGATgcattttgaaataattgaaaagttgGATGTTTGCTGA
- the LOC111790643 gene encoding uncharacterized protein LOC111790643: MGLENGSKVKEEALMEVCVEDRNAAQDMQSASSGQENIRDMEAPSCKRTMMLDRSEDMELDIIGCTDYCEGGPSNERNVSTENSSSFGDTISGTDYGLLLDDEEVESHLYGDNNLQPMSDGYSQVFPRKKKLTVHWRKFISPLMWRCRWLELQIKKLQSQSLKYDRELALFDQRKQSVYEHFSTEGLDVKSTGFSSHTQRHRVMKRKRRKKTEETTEVASYMAHHNLFSYYEKKRSLADDMSLEDTFKLDKTRNMKRDDINDFGAMATDGWAPFMLGDNDNYLEDIFLKIEVAQSKVHELKNRIEKVVTENPMKFSSINQLCFLASSDDPASPEDGNVDLVRSLHEASQLISEHALDVLMPETAIKTHGEVMLLPAMMQNVDCGITQKVVMQDSAVKEELQFSGKVKGGLIEPQKLGEQKIASEADLTSKNKEPNMVQKTKPSSTVKPTSSSKKTRKRGGRRKTGSSKQRRKATC, translated from the exons ATGGGACTTGAAAATGGATCAAAAGTGAAGGAGGAAGCTTTGATGGAGGTTTGTGTGGAGGACAGAAATGCTGCTCAAGATATGCAGAGTGCAAGTAGTGGTCAGGAAAACATTCGTGACATGGAAGCTCCCTCTTGTAAACGAACTATGATGTTAGATAGAAGTGAGGATATGGAGCTTGATATTATTGGGTGTACAGATTATTGTGAGGGAGGTCCTAGTAATGAACGCAATGTTTCAACGGAAAATTCAAGCTCGTTTGGAGATACTATATCTGGAACAGATTATGGTTTGTTATTGGATGATGAAGAAGTTGAATCCCATTTATATGGTGATAATAATTTGCAGCCTATGTCTGATGGATACAGCCAAGTATTTCCAAG GAAGAAAAAGTTGACAGTTCACTGGAGGAAGTTTATTAGTCCTCTTATGTGGCGGTGTAGATGGTTAGAACTGCAAATTAAGAAACTTCAGTCTCAATCATTAAAATACGACAGAGAACTTGCATTATTTGATCAAAGAAAGCAGTCTGTCTACGAACACTTCTCAACGGAAGGTTTAGATGTGAAGTCAACAGGATTCTCAAGTCACACTCAGAGACACAGGgttatgaaaagaaagagaaggaagaaaactGAAGAGACTACTGAAGTAGCTTCATATATGGCGCATCATAATCTGTTCTCCTATTATG agaagaagaggtCTCTTGCTGATGACATGTCTTTGGaagatacttttaaattag ACAAAACAAGGAATATGAAACGTGATGACATCAATGACTTCGGAGCAATGGCAACTGATGGATGGGCACCTTTTATGTTGGGAGATAACGATAATTATTTGGAAGACATCTTTCTAAAAATCGAAGTTGCACAGTCAAAAGTTCACGAGTTGAAGAACAGAATTGAGAAGGTGGTGACTGAAAATCCCATGAAATTCTCTTCAATCAATCAGCTATGCTTTCTTGCATCAAGTGATGATCCCGCTTCACCCGAAGATGGAAACGTGGACTTAGTTAGGTCTTTGCATGAAGCATCACAACTCATCTCCGAGCATGCGTTAGATGTACTTATGCCCGAAACTGCAATTAAAACTCATGGAGAGGTCATGCTACTTCCTGCTATGATGCAGAACGTGGATTGTGGAATT ACTCAGAAAGTTGTAATGCAAGATTCCGCAGTGAAGGAAGAGTTGCAATTTTCCGGGAAGGTTAAAGGTGGGTTGATTGAGCCTCAGAAATTAGGGGAGCAGAAAATCGCTTCTGAAGCTGACTTGACCTCAAAGAACAAGGAGCCCAACATGGTGCAGAAAACAAAACCTTCTTCCACTGTCAAGCCTACTTCATCCTCTAAGAAAACTAGAAAGCGGGGAGGAAGGCGAAAAACTGGTTCGAGTAAGCAGCGTAGGAAAGCAACATGTTAG